The following proteins are encoded in a genomic region of Gemmatimonadota bacterium:
- the mdh gene encoding malate dehydrogenase — MNKIGIVGAGNVGATSAQRIAERELAREVVLLDVAEGIPQGKGLDMAESAPVERFDTHLIGTNDPSALAGCDLVVITAGLARKPGMSRDDLQATNADIVGTVSENVRDVAPNAIVMVVSNPLDVMTYVALQKTGFPPHRVVGMAGILDSARFRFFIAEALDVSVEDVTAFVLGGHGDSMVPLPRYSSVAGIPLTELLDGDTIEAIVQRTRDGGAEIVGHLKTGSAYYAPASAVAEMTAAIVRDKKRILPCAAYLTGQYGIHDLFVGVPIKLGAQGVESIIEIGLTPEETAALQKSADEVRENIAKLEL, encoded by the coding sequence GTGAACAAAATTGGGATTGTTGGTGCTGGCAATGTGGGGGCGACTTCTGCACAGCGCATTGCCGAGAGAGAATTGGCCCGCGAGGTTGTGCTTCTCGATGTGGCAGAGGGTATTCCGCAGGGCAAGGGTCTCGATATGGCGGAGTCTGCACCTGTCGAGCGTTTTGATACCCATCTGATTGGCACCAATGACCCCAGCGCGCTTGCAGGATGTGACCTCGTGGTGATTACCGCTGGGCTTGCGCGCAAGCCCGGTATGAGCCGCGATGATTTGCAGGCGACGAATGCCGATATTGTCGGGACGGTGTCCGAGAATGTGCGGGATGTCGCGCCCAATGCCATTGTTATGGTGGTTTCGAATCCGCTGGATGTGATGACGTATGTGGCGTTGCAAAAAACCGGCTTTCCACCACATCGCGTGGTCGGGATGGCCGGTATTCTCGATTCTGCGCGGTTTCGGTTTTTTATTGCCGAGGCACTTGATGTTTCCGTCGAAGATGTGACGGCGTTTGTGCTCGGCGGTCACGGCGATTCTATGGTTCCTCTGCCTCGCTATTCTTCTGTTGCGGGGATTCCTTTGACCGAATTGCTCGATGGTGATACTATTGAGGCGATTGTGCAGAGGACGCGGGATGGCGGTGCAGAGATTGTGGGGCATTTGAAAACAGGGAGTGCGTATTACGCACCGGCTTCAGCGGTTGCCGAGATGACTGCGGCGATTGTGCGCGATAAGAAACGCATTTTGCCCTGTGCAGCGTATCTGACCGGGCAATACGGTATCCACGATCTTTTTGTGGGTGTGCCCATAAAGCTCGGCGCCCAGGGCGTTGAGAGCATTATCGAAATTGGTCTGACACCAGAAGAGACCGCAGCCCTGCAAAAATCCGCCGACGAGGTGCGAGAAAATATTGCGAAACTCGAGTTGTGA